In Nicotiana tabacum cultivar K326 chromosome 2, ASM71507v2, whole genome shotgun sequence, the following proteins share a genomic window:
- the LOC107781204 gene encoding leucine--tRNA ligase, cytoplasmic-like isoform X1: MAEEGGRSFARRNRLREIETQVHEWWAEDDVFRADPKESPPKVGEKFYGNFPFPYMNGYLHLGHAFSLSKLEFAAAYHRLRGATVLLPFAFHCTGMPIKASSDKLSREIERFGNPPVFPVVKEEESIETDVKVETEGNQPAPGGKFKGKKSKAVAKAGGDKYQWQIMQSYGLSDEEIARFTDPYYWLTYFPPLAVEDLKEFGLGCDWRRTFITTDMNPYFDSFVRWQMRKLKTLGKIVKDLRYTVYSPLDGQPCADHDRSSGEGVIPQEYTLIKMEVVPPFPPKMSVLEGKKVYLAAATLRPETMYGQTNAWVLPDGKYGAFEINDTEVFVVTYRAALNLAYQRLSRIPEKPTCLVELSGHDLIGLPLRSPLAFNGIIYTLPMLSVLTDKGTGVVTSVPSDSPDDYMALHDLKSKPAFRAKFGLKDEWVLPFEIVPIINHPDFGDKSAERICIEKKIKSQNERDKLDEAKKTIYKGGFYEGTMVVGEFAGMRVQEAKGLIRSKLLEMNQAVVYSEPEKKVMSRSGDECVVALTDQWYLTYGESEWRKAAEECLASMNLYSDETRHGFEHTLSWLNQWACSRNFGLGTRIPWDEDFLVESLSDSTIYMAYYTVAHLLQKGDMYGTDHSSVKPEQLTDEVWEFLFCNGPYPENSPISSSLLKEMKQEFDYWYPFDLRVSGKDLIQNHLTFCIYNHTAIFPKHHWPRGFRCNGHIMLNSEKMSKSTGNFRTLRQAIEEFSADATRFALADAGDGMDDANFVFETANAGILRLTKEIAWMEEVLAAESSLRSGPPSTYADCVFANEINFAVRTTEKNYSEYMFREALKTGFYDLQAARDEYRLSCGSGGMNRNLLWRFMDVQTRLIAPICPHYAEYAWRELLKKDSCGIKAGWPEAELPDLTLKKANKYLQDTIVSMRKLLQKQVSGSKKGNVNLSSQNKPTMGLIYVDEQYRGWKRECLEILQRKFDASAGTFAPDKEILSELQKSDFGQQGNFKQIQKLCMPFLRFKKDEVVAVGVQALNVRLPFGEIEVLEKNSDLIKRQLGLERLDILSTTDDALGRAGPHAAVGLRESLKKVMPDVDHKFCARHMYAYFKLGLKDRKLKDLMWAAARSCTTADFDKFMELVKKEMQKLIDVCRKFRQISGVGQHFLLCQSDMLTNNMCEIFNH, from the exons ATGGCAGAAGAAGGCGGCAGAAGTTTTGCCCGAAGGAACCGATTGCGGGAAATAGAAACACAGGTACATGAGTGGTGGGCAGAAGATGATGTTTTCAGAGCTGATCCTAAAGAATCACCTCCTAAAGTGGGTGAAAAGTTCTATGGGAATTTCCCTTTTCCTTACATGAATGGATATCTACATTTGGGCCATGCATTTTcattatcaaaacttgagtttgctGCAGCATATCACAGATTGAGAGGTGCTACTGTTCTATTACCTTTCGCCTTTCATTGCACTGGGATGCCCATAAAAGCATCTTCGGATAAGCTTTCGAGGGAAATTGAGAGGTTTGGGAACCCTCCTGTATTTCCTGTAGTGAAGGAAGAGGAGAGTATTGAAACAGATGTGAAGGTTGAGACTGAAGGAAACCAGCCCGCACCAGGTGGAAAATTCAAAGGGAAAAAGTCGAAGGCCGTAGCAAAGGCTGGCGGTGATAAGTACCAGTGGCAGATAATGCAGAGCTATGGTCTATCTGACGAGGAGATTGCTAGGTTTACGGATCCATATTACTGGCTAACCTACTTTCCACCACTGGCTGTAGAGGATCTAAAGGAgtttggattgggttgcgatTGGCGGAGAACTTTTATTACAACTGATATGAATCCATACTTTGATTCATTTGTGCGGTGGCAAATGAGGAAACTGAAAACCTTGGGAAAGATTGTTAAAGATCTTAGGTACACTGTATATTCACCCCTAGATGGTCAGCCATGTGCTGATCATGACCGTTCTTCTGGTGAAGGAGTTATTCCTCAGGAGTATACTCTTATCAAGATGGAAGTTGTCCCACCTTTTCCACCAAAGATGAGTGTTCTGGAGGGAAAAAAGGTGTACCTTGCGGCAGCTACATTGAGACCAGAGACCATGTATGGGCAAACAAATGCTTGGGTATTGCCAGACGGAAAATACGGGGCTTTTGAGATTAATGATACTGAGGTTTTTGTGGTGACTTATAGGGCAGCACTTAATCTAGCCTATCAAAGGTTGTCTCGTATCCCTGAGAAGCCGACTTGTTTGGTTGAATTGTCTGGTCATGATCTTATAGGTTTGCCCCTGAGGTCTCCCTTGGCATTTAATGGAATAATATACACTCTGCCCATGTTATCTGTTCTTACTGACAAGGGTACTGGAGTTGTAACTAGTGTTCCCAGTGATTCCCCAGATGATTATATGGCCCTCCATGATTTGAAGTCAAAGCCAGCTTTCAGGGCCAAATTTGGTCTGAAGGATGAGTGGGTCTTGCCGTTTGAGATAGTTCCGATTATCAACCATCCAGATTTTGGAGACAAGTCGGCTGAGAGAATTTGCATTGAGAAAAAGATAAAGAGCCAGAATGAGAGAGATAAGCTTGATGAGGCCAAAAAAACAATTTACAAGGGCGGGTTTTATGAGGGAACCATGGTTGTTGGAGAATTTGCTGGCATGAGAGTCCAAGAAGCGAAAGGTCTGATCAGGAGCAAGCTCTTGGAGATGAATCAAGCTGTAGTATATAGTGAACCTGAGAAGAAGGTCATGTCGAGATCCGGGGATGAGTGTGTTGTGGCTTTGACTGATCAGTGGTATCTCACTTATGGAGAATCGGAATGGAGGAAGGCTGCAGAGGAGTGTCTAGCCAGTATGAATCTCTACTCTGATGAGACACGGCATGGCTTTGAGCACACTCTCAGCTGGCTTAATCAGTGGGCATGTTCTCGCAATTTCGGCCTTGGAACTCGTATCCCCTGGGATGAGGATTTCCTAGTTGAGTCCTTGTCCGATTCCACTATTTACATGGCGTATTACACTGTGGCACATCTCTTGCAGAAAGGGGACATGTATGGTACTGATCATTCTTCAGTGAAACCAGAGCAGCTGACAGATGAGGTCTGGGAATTCTTGTTCTGTAACGGGCCTTATCCTGAAAATTCTCCTATATCTTCTTCACTTCTCAAGGAGATGAAGCAGGAATTTGACTACTGGTATCCATTCGATCTCAGAGTTTCTGGCAAGGATCTTATTCAGAATCATCTTACCTTTTGCATCTATAACCACACTGCCATTTTCCCTAAGCACCATTGGCCACGTGGTTTCCGATGCAATGGGCATATAATGCTTAACTCCGAGAAGATGTCCAAGTCTACTGGAAATTTCCGGACACTGCGGCAGGCAATTGAAGAATTTTCAGCTGATGCCACACGATTTGCTCTTGCAGATGCAGGTGATGGGATGGATGATGCTAACTTTGTTTTTGAAACAGCTAATGCCGGCATCTTACGTCTTACAAAAGAAATAGCATGGATGGAGGAGGTTCTTGCTGCAGAGTCATCTTTAAGAAGTGGGCCACCATCCACATATGCAGACTGTGTATTTGCTAATGAAATAAATTTTGCAGTCAGGACAACAGAGAAAAACTATAGTGAATATATGTTCCGGGAAGCTCTGAAAACTGGATTTTATGATCTTCAGGCTGCTAGAGATGAGTACAGGCTTTCGTGTGGTTCAGGAGGCATGAACCGGAATTTGCTATGGCGATTTATGGATGTTCAAACACGACTTATTGCTCCGATCTGCCCACACTATGCTGAATATGCTTGGAGAGAGCTTTTGAAGAAGGATAGCTGTGGCATAAAAGCTGGGTGGCCAGAGGCTGAATTGCCAGATCTGACCCTTAAGAAGGCTAACAAGTATTTGCAAGACACTATTGTCTCAATGAGGAAGCTCCTGCAGAAGCAGGTTTCTGGTTCAAAGAAAGGAAATGTAAATCTGAGTAGCCAAAACAAACCTACTATGGGCCTTATATATGTGGATGAGCAGTACCGTGGATGGAAAAGGGAATGTCTGGAGATTCTGCAGAGGAAATTTGATGCTTCAGCCGGCACCTTTGCACCTGACAAAGAAATACTCTCTGAATTGCAGAAGAGTGATTTTGGGCAACAAGGCAATTTCAAGCAAATACAGAAACTCTGTATGCCCTTCTTGAGGTTCAAGAAAGATGAAGTTGTGGCGGTTGGGGTTCAAGCATTGAACGTGAGGCTTCCTTTTGGCGAAATTGAAGTCCTTGAGAAGAACTCAGACTTGATCAAGAGACAACTTGGTCTTGAGAGATTGGATATATTATCTACGACGGATGATGCTCTGGGGAGAGCTGGGCCTCATGCTGCTGTG GGTCTACGTGAATCCTTAAAGAAAGTCATGCCAGATGTTGATCACAAATTCTGTGCTAGGCATATGTATGCCTATTTCAAACTTGGGCTGAAGGACAGAAAACTAAAAGACTTGATGTGGGCTGCAGCTAGATCGTGTACAACTGCAGATTTCGACAAATTCATGGAGCTAGTCAAGAAAGAAATGCAGAAGCTCATAGATGTTTGTAGAAAATTTCGTCAAATCAGTGGAGTAGGTCAGCATTTTCTACTTTGCCAAAGTGATATGTTGACCAATAATATGTGTGAAATTTTTAACCATTAG
- the LOC107781204 gene encoding leucine--tRNA ligase, cytoplasmic-like isoform X2, with protein sequence MAEEGGRSFARRNRLREIETQVHEWWAEDDVFRADPKESPPKVGEKFYGNFPFPYMNGYLHLGHAFSLSKLEFAAAYHRLRGATVLLPFAFHCTGMPIKASSDKLSREIERFGNPPVFPVVKEEESIETDVKVETEGNQPAPGGKFKGKKSKAVAKAGGDKYQWQIMQSYGLSDEEIARFTDPYYWLTYFPPLAVEDLKEFGLGCDWRRTFITTDMNPYFDSFVRWQMRKLKTLGKIVKDLRYTVYSPLDGQPCADHDRSSGEGVIPQEYTLIKMEVVPPFPPKMSVLEGKKVYLAAATLRPETMYGQTNAWVLPDGKYGAFEINDTEVFVVTYRAALNLAYQRLSRIPEKPTCLVELSGHDLIGLPLRSPLAFNGIIYTLPMLSVLTDKGTGVVTSVPSDSPDDYMALHDLKSKPAFRAKFGLKDEWVLPFEIVPIINHPDFGDKSAERICIEKKIKSQNERDKLDEAKKTIYKGGFYEGTMVVGEFAGMRVQEAKGLIRSKLLEMNQAVVYSEPEKKVMSRSGDECVVALTDQWYLTYGESEWRKAAEECLASMNLYSDETRHGFEHTLSWLNQWACSRNFGLGTRIPWDEDFLVESLSDSTIYMAYYTVAHLLQKGDMYGTDHSSVKPEQLTDEVWEFLFCNGPYPENSPISSSLLKEMKQEFDYWYPFDLRVSGKDLIQNHLTFCIYNHTAIFPKHHWPRGFRCNGHIMLNSEKMSKSTGNFRTLRQAIEEFSADATRFALADAGDGMDDANFVFETANAGILRLTKEIAWMEEVLAAESSLRSGPPSTYADCVFANEINFAVRTTEKNYSEYMFREALKTGFYDLQAARDEYRLSCGSGGMNRNLLWRFMDVQTRLIAPICPHYAEYAWRELLKKDSCGIKAGWPEAELPDLTLKKANKYLQDTIVSMRKLLQKQVSGSKKGNVNLSSQNKPTMGLIYVDEQYRGWKRECLEILQRKFDASAGTFAPDKEILSELQKSDFGQQGNFKQIQKLCMPFLRFKKDEVVAVGVQALNVRLPFGEIEVLEKNSDLIKRQLGLERLDILSTTDDALGRAGPHAAVVRQNPPSPGNPTAIFL encoded by the coding sequence ATGGCAGAAGAAGGCGGCAGAAGTTTTGCCCGAAGGAACCGATTGCGGGAAATAGAAACACAGGTACATGAGTGGTGGGCAGAAGATGATGTTTTCAGAGCTGATCCTAAAGAATCACCTCCTAAAGTGGGTGAAAAGTTCTATGGGAATTTCCCTTTTCCTTACATGAATGGATATCTACATTTGGGCCATGCATTTTcattatcaaaacttgagtttgctGCAGCATATCACAGATTGAGAGGTGCTACTGTTCTATTACCTTTCGCCTTTCATTGCACTGGGATGCCCATAAAAGCATCTTCGGATAAGCTTTCGAGGGAAATTGAGAGGTTTGGGAACCCTCCTGTATTTCCTGTAGTGAAGGAAGAGGAGAGTATTGAAACAGATGTGAAGGTTGAGACTGAAGGAAACCAGCCCGCACCAGGTGGAAAATTCAAAGGGAAAAAGTCGAAGGCCGTAGCAAAGGCTGGCGGTGATAAGTACCAGTGGCAGATAATGCAGAGCTATGGTCTATCTGACGAGGAGATTGCTAGGTTTACGGATCCATATTACTGGCTAACCTACTTTCCACCACTGGCTGTAGAGGATCTAAAGGAgtttggattgggttgcgatTGGCGGAGAACTTTTATTACAACTGATATGAATCCATACTTTGATTCATTTGTGCGGTGGCAAATGAGGAAACTGAAAACCTTGGGAAAGATTGTTAAAGATCTTAGGTACACTGTATATTCACCCCTAGATGGTCAGCCATGTGCTGATCATGACCGTTCTTCTGGTGAAGGAGTTATTCCTCAGGAGTATACTCTTATCAAGATGGAAGTTGTCCCACCTTTTCCACCAAAGATGAGTGTTCTGGAGGGAAAAAAGGTGTACCTTGCGGCAGCTACATTGAGACCAGAGACCATGTATGGGCAAACAAATGCTTGGGTATTGCCAGACGGAAAATACGGGGCTTTTGAGATTAATGATACTGAGGTTTTTGTGGTGACTTATAGGGCAGCACTTAATCTAGCCTATCAAAGGTTGTCTCGTATCCCTGAGAAGCCGACTTGTTTGGTTGAATTGTCTGGTCATGATCTTATAGGTTTGCCCCTGAGGTCTCCCTTGGCATTTAATGGAATAATATACACTCTGCCCATGTTATCTGTTCTTACTGACAAGGGTACTGGAGTTGTAACTAGTGTTCCCAGTGATTCCCCAGATGATTATATGGCCCTCCATGATTTGAAGTCAAAGCCAGCTTTCAGGGCCAAATTTGGTCTGAAGGATGAGTGGGTCTTGCCGTTTGAGATAGTTCCGATTATCAACCATCCAGATTTTGGAGACAAGTCGGCTGAGAGAATTTGCATTGAGAAAAAGATAAAGAGCCAGAATGAGAGAGATAAGCTTGATGAGGCCAAAAAAACAATTTACAAGGGCGGGTTTTATGAGGGAACCATGGTTGTTGGAGAATTTGCTGGCATGAGAGTCCAAGAAGCGAAAGGTCTGATCAGGAGCAAGCTCTTGGAGATGAATCAAGCTGTAGTATATAGTGAACCTGAGAAGAAGGTCATGTCGAGATCCGGGGATGAGTGTGTTGTGGCTTTGACTGATCAGTGGTATCTCACTTATGGAGAATCGGAATGGAGGAAGGCTGCAGAGGAGTGTCTAGCCAGTATGAATCTCTACTCTGATGAGACACGGCATGGCTTTGAGCACACTCTCAGCTGGCTTAATCAGTGGGCATGTTCTCGCAATTTCGGCCTTGGAACTCGTATCCCCTGGGATGAGGATTTCCTAGTTGAGTCCTTGTCCGATTCCACTATTTACATGGCGTATTACACTGTGGCACATCTCTTGCAGAAAGGGGACATGTATGGTACTGATCATTCTTCAGTGAAACCAGAGCAGCTGACAGATGAGGTCTGGGAATTCTTGTTCTGTAACGGGCCTTATCCTGAAAATTCTCCTATATCTTCTTCACTTCTCAAGGAGATGAAGCAGGAATTTGACTACTGGTATCCATTCGATCTCAGAGTTTCTGGCAAGGATCTTATTCAGAATCATCTTACCTTTTGCATCTATAACCACACTGCCATTTTCCCTAAGCACCATTGGCCACGTGGTTTCCGATGCAATGGGCATATAATGCTTAACTCCGAGAAGATGTCCAAGTCTACTGGAAATTTCCGGACACTGCGGCAGGCAATTGAAGAATTTTCAGCTGATGCCACACGATTTGCTCTTGCAGATGCAGGTGATGGGATGGATGATGCTAACTTTGTTTTTGAAACAGCTAATGCCGGCATCTTACGTCTTACAAAAGAAATAGCATGGATGGAGGAGGTTCTTGCTGCAGAGTCATCTTTAAGAAGTGGGCCACCATCCACATATGCAGACTGTGTATTTGCTAATGAAATAAATTTTGCAGTCAGGACAACAGAGAAAAACTATAGTGAATATATGTTCCGGGAAGCTCTGAAAACTGGATTTTATGATCTTCAGGCTGCTAGAGATGAGTACAGGCTTTCGTGTGGTTCAGGAGGCATGAACCGGAATTTGCTATGGCGATTTATGGATGTTCAAACACGACTTATTGCTCCGATCTGCCCACACTATGCTGAATATGCTTGGAGAGAGCTTTTGAAGAAGGATAGCTGTGGCATAAAAGCTGGGTGGCCAGAGGCTGAATTGCCAGATCTGACCCTTAAGAAGGCTAACAAGTATTTGCAAGACACTATTGTCTCAATGAGGAAGCTCCTGCAGAAGCAGGTTTCTGGTTCAAAGAAAGGAAATGTAAATCTGAGTAGCCAAAACAAACCTACTATGGGCCTTATATATGTGGATGAGCAGTACCGTGGATGGAAAAGGGAATGTCTGGAGATTCTGCAGAGGAAATTTGATGCTTCAGCCGGCACCTTTGCACCTGACAAAGAAATACTCTCTGAATTGCAGAAGAGTGATTTTGGGCAACAAGGCAATTTCAAGCAAATACAGAAACTCTGTATGCCCTTCTTGAGGTTCAAGAAAGATGAAGTTGTGGCGGTTGGGGTTCAAGCATTGAACGTGAGGCTTCCTTTTGGCGAAATTGAAGTCCTTGAGAAGAACTCAGACTTGATCAAGAGACAACTTGGTCTTGAGAGATTGGATATATTATCTACGACGGATGATGCTCTGGGGAGAGCTGGGCCTCATGCTGCTGTGGTGAGGCAGAATCCTCCATCACCAGGGAATCCAACTGCAATCTTTCTCTGA